One region of Scomber scombrus chromosome 10, fScoSco1.1, whole genome shotgun sequence genomic DNA includes:
- the LOC133988376 gene encoding deoxynucleoside triphosphate triphosphohydrolase SAMHD1-like gives MDSRKRPLEADLTAGGSFKTPEKRVSAVPLQDSDYTRWGVEETCQYLRREGLEEWEDIFREQKITGVGLRYLNDAELEKIGIQYLGDRLQILHSLGKLWHVEAEQSKVFNDSIHGHVELHPLLVKIMDTPQFQRLRNIKQLGATYFVFPGASHNRFEHSIGVGYLAGQLVQALNERQPELLISRRDALCVQIAGLCHDLGHGPFSHMFDGMFIRKARPEITWKHETASLEMFDYLVKDNCLKPVMEEHGLVLPKDLDFIKEQIAGPLHTNAAQGKKWPYKGRAEDKSFLYEIVANKRNGIDVDKWDYFARDCYHLGIQNNFDYRRFLKFARVCEVDGQKHICTRDKEVGNLYDMFHTRNCLHRRAYQHKVGNIIETMITEAFLKADKHIQIEGKGGKKFTLSTAIDDMEAYTKLTDHVFEQILNSSSSELAEARQILRNITCRRLYKCLGQTQPDKFMNVTREVLLSWEADLADSFPQSGAQNVDLQPEDFVVNVIYMDYGMKEKNPINNVRFYCKNDLTTAIQIRKNQVSKLLPEHFAEQLIRVYFKKTDDRSLEMAKKHFVQWCMNKNFSKPQDGDIIAPELTPLKASWSNNNEGEDGEEGSSREVNWARVNGQKKAKTKLF, from the exons ATGGACAGTCGGAAACGACCGCTGGAGGCTGATTTGACCGCCGGTGGCAGCTTCAAAACACCGGAGAAGAGAGTGTCTGCTGTCCCGCTGCAGGACTCGGACTATACGCGATGGGGAGTGGAGGAAACGTGTCAGTATCTGCGAAGAGAGGGTCTCGAAGAGTGGGAAGATATATTTAGAG AACAAAAGATCACTGGTGTGGGGCTGAGATATCTGAATGATGCTGAACTGGAGAAGATTGGCATACA GTATCTTGGTGATCGCTTGCAGATCCTGCACAGCCTTGGGAAGCTGTGGCATGTAGAAGCGGAGCAAAGTAAG GTGTTTAATGATAGCATCCACGGCCATGTAGAGTTACACCCACTCCTCGTCAAAATCATGGACACGCCTCAGTTCCAGAGACTACGAAACATTAAGCAGCTTGGGGCGACCTACTTTGTTTTCCCTGGAGCATCTCACAACCGCTTTGAACACAGCATCGG AGTCGGTTACTTGGCAGGACAACTTGTACAAGCTCTGAATGAGAGGCAGCCAGAACTCCTCATTTCTCGTAGAGATGCTCTTTGTGTGCAGATAGCTGGCCTCTGTCATGACTTGG GACATGGGCCATTTTCCCATATGTTTGATGGCATGTTCATCCGCAAAGCACGTCCAGAAATTACCTGGAAG CATGAGACTGCCTCTCTAGAAATGTTTGACTACCTGGTGAAAGATAATTGCCTGAAACCAGTGATGGAGGAACACGGCCTGGTGCTCCCTAAGGACCTGGACTTCATCAAGGAGCAGATTGCAGGACCTCTGCACACTAATGCAGCTCAAGGCAAGAAG TGGCCGTATAAAGGCCGAGCAGAGGACAAGTCCTTCCTCTATGAAATTGTGGCCAACAAAAGAAATGGCATTGATGTGGACAAGTGGGACTACTTTGCCAG GGACTGCTACCACCTGGGTATCCAGAACAACTTTGACTATCGCCGCTTCCTAAAGTTTGCCAGGGTGTGTGAGGTGGACGGGCAGAAGCACATCTGCACTAGAGACAAG GAAGTGGGAAATCTTTATGACATGTTCCACACAAGGAACTGTCTCCACAGGAGAGCCTACCAGCACAAAGTGGGAAACATCATAGAAACAAT GATCACAGAGGCCTTTTTAAAGGCAGATAAGCACATCCAGATTGAAGGCAAAGGAGGGAAGAAGTTCACTCTCTCCACAGCCATAGATGACATGGAGGCCTACACCAAGCTGACAG ATCATGTGTTTGAACAAATACTCAACTCTTCCTCCTCGGAGCTGGCTGAGGCGAGGCAAATTCTGCGCAACATCACCTGTCGGCGGCTCTACAAATGTCTGGGCCAAACCCAGCCGGACAAATTCATGAATGTCACCCGG GAGGTGCTTCTCAGCTGGGAAGCAGATTTGGCTGACTCCTTTCCTCAGAGTGGCGCCCAGAATGTCGATCTACAACCGGAAGACTTTGTAGTTAAT GTCATTTATATGGACTATGGGATGAAGGAGAAGAACCCCATCAACAATGTGCGTTTCTATTGCAAGAATGACCTAACTACAGCCATCCAGATCCGTAAGAACCAG GTGTCTAAACTTCTTCCAGAGCACTTTGCGGAGCAGCTCATCAGAGTTTACTTTAAGAAGACCGATGACAGGAGTCTGGAGATGGCGAAGAAGCACTTTGTGCAGTGGTGCATGAACAAGAACTTCTCAAAGCCTCAG GATGGAGACATAATAGCGCCTGAGCTGACCCCTCTGAAAGCCAGCTGGTCCAACAACAATGAAGGCGAGGATGGTGAAGAAGGCAGCTCCAGAGAAGTAAACTGGGCTAGGGTAAATGGACAAAAGAAAGCCAAAACTAAGCTTTTTTAA